Proteins encoded within one genomic window of Ignavibacteria bacterium:
- the rpsT gene encoding 30S ribosomal protein S20, translating to MATHKSAEKRYRQSLKKKAVNKQRKSELKTVVKSVQSAKDKETAEKELKKAVAVLDKMASKKVIHKNKAANQKSKLTRHVSNIS from the coding sequence ATGGCTACACATAAGTCAGCTGAAAAAAGATATCGTCAGAGCTTGAAGAAGAAAGCCGTAAATAAACAAAGAAAAAGTGAATTAAAAACAGTTGTAAAATCGGTCCAAAGTGCAAAAGACAAAGAAACAGCCGAAAAAGAATTAAAAAAAGCAGTCGCTGTTTTAGATAAAATGGCTTCAAAAAAAGTTATCCATAAAAATAAAGCCGCAAACCAAAAGTCGAAATTAACTCGTCACGTGAGTAATATTTCTTAA
- a CDS encoding DUF2905 domain-containing protein, producing the protein MNINFQKVLIVIGATLLFVGIFWNWIVKIPLFKLPGDIVIDKPNLKFYFPITTMILVSLLVSLIIWLVRKL; encoded by the coding sequence ATGAATATTAATTTTCAAAAAGTATTAATTGTGATTGGAGCGACCCTTCTTTTCGTTGGAATATTTTGGAATTGGATTGTTAAAATTCCACTTTTCAAATTACCTGGTGATATCGTAATAGATAAGCCGAATTTAAAATTCTACTTTCCAATAACCACTATGATATTGGTAAGCTTGTTGGTTTCGTTAATTATTTGGCTGGTTCGAAAATTATAG